AATCCGTAACTACTTAAGCTAAATGGCTGTCTAGTATGGTGTATAATCGTTAAAATACTATGTATTGCGATAATACTCCAGACTCGCTGGGGTTGCACACAGGATAACTGCTTACGTTATGACAAAACAGCTAAAACTTTCAGAAATCGTGCCCGATCATTTATTTGGTAAGCGGTTAGATCAGGTTCTTGCCGAAATGTTCCCTGATTATTCACGTTCTCGAATAAAAGAATGGATCTTAGCCGGTGCCGTTAAGGTAAACGGAGAAGTAAATACTAAACCTAGAGATAAAGTACTAGGCGAAGAGCAAATAGATATTCTGGCCGACTTGCCAGAAGAAGTGCGCTTTCTTGCTGAAGATATCGAATTAAATATCGTATATGAAGACGAGCATATCATGGTGATTAATAAACCTGCGGGTTTAGTGGTGCATCCTGGTGCGGGTAATGCCGACGGTACTTTGCTTAATGCCTTATTGCATCATGTACCGGGTATTGGCGAAGTGCCACGCGCCGGTATTGTCCATCGCTTAGATAAAGACACTACTGGTTTAATGGTTATCGCCAAAACGATTCCCGCTCAAACGCATTTAGTTGAAGCTATGCAAGCCCGTGAAATCGTGCGTGAATACGAAGCGATATGCCACGGTACTATGACTAGCGGAGGCACAATAGATGAACCTATTGGTCGTCACCCTACCAAACGTACCCATATGGCGGTAACGCAATCGGGTAAAGCGGCAACCACTCATTTTCGGGTGATGGAAAAGTATCGTGCCCATACTCGGCTACGTTTACGCCTAGAAACCGGTCGTACTCACCAAATACGGGTGCACTTAAGCTTTAATAACTACCCATTAGTGGGCGATCCAGTGTATGCCGGTCGGCCAAGACCACCGCGTAAAGCCAGTGCAGAGTTGTTAGCTATTTTAAGAGCTTTTAAACGCCAAGCATTGCACGCAGCCATGTTACGTTTAGCGCATCCTATCACCAGTGAAATTTTAGAATGGCATGCGCCTATTCCAGATGACATGGTGCAGTTAAATGCCATATTACGTGCTGATACCGCTGAGCATGGCTTCGATTTAGTCTAAGGCTAGACGACAATATGCTTATTTATCCAGACTGGCCAGCACCGGCAAATGTTCATGCAGTGAGCAGTAGCCGGTTTGGTGGTGTGTCTAAAGGTGTATACGATAGCCTTAATTTAGGGCTGCATGTTAATGATGACGACAAAGCCGTAATGCAAAATCGGATTTGTTATCATCAGTTAGCGAAGATGCCAACACCCACACTATGGTTACAACAAGTACATGGTATTGCAGTCGCAGAGTTGACTGTTAAAAGTACGGCTAACAGTACAGAGCCAATTATCGCCGATGCGTGTATTACTTCTGCAAAACAGCAAGTTTGCACCGTGATGACCGCCGATTGTTTGCCGCTATTAATCTGTGATAGTAATGGCCTGCAAGTGGCGGCAATACATGCCGGTTGGCGCGGGCTTTGCGGCGGTATTATTGAGCAAACAGTAGCGCGTTTTCCCCAGACGCAACAACTGTTAGTTTGGCTAGGCCCAGCCATAAGCCAAGCAGCGTTTGAAGTCGGGCCTGAAGTACGAGCGGCTTTTATAAAACATGATGCAAAAGCGGCTACAGCGTTTTTATTACAAGACCAAACCGAGCAAACCCAACTTTCGCAAAGCCAACTATCACCAGGCCAACTATCACCAGGCCAAGAGCGGCAAGTTAAATACCGCGCCG
The sequence above is drawn from the Rheinheimera salexigens genome and encodes:
- the rluD gene encoding 23S rRNA pseudouridine(1911/1915/1917) synthase RluD, with product MTKQLKLSEIVPDHLFGKRLDQVLAEMFPDYSRSRIKEWILAGAVKVNGEVNTKPRDKVLGEEQIDILADLPEEVRFLAEDIELNIVYEDEHIMVINKPAGLVVHPGAGNADGTLLNALLHHVPGIGEVPRAGIVHRLDKDTTGLMVIAKTIPAQTHLVEAMQAREIVREYEAICHGTMTSGGTIDEPIGRHPTKRTHMAVTQSGKAATTHFRVMEKYRAHTRLRLRLETGRTHQIRVHLSFNNYPLVGDPVYAGRPRPPRKASAELLAILRAFKRQALHAAMLRLAHPITSEILEWHAPIPDDMVQLNAILRADTAEHGFDLV
- the pgeF gene encoding peptidoglycan editing factor PgeF encodes the protein MLIYPDWPAPANVHAVSSSRFGGVSKGVYDSLNLGLHVNDDDKAVMQNRICYHQLAKMPTPTLWLQQVHGIAVAELTVKSTANSTEPIIADACITSAKQQVCTVMTADCLPLLICDSNGLQVAAIHAGWRGLCGGIIEQTVARFPQTQQLLVWLGPAISQAAFEVGPEVRAAFIKHDAKAATAFLLQDQTEQTQLSQSQLSPGQLSPGQERQVKYRADLYQLARQRLHALGVSAIYGGDYCTYQQSELFFSYRRDGETGRMASSIWLD